Proteins encoded together in one Lathyrus oleraceus cultivar Zhongwan6 chromosome 5, CAAS_Psat_ZW6_1.0, whole genome shotgun sequence window:
- the LOC127078505 gene encoding uncharacterized protein LOC127078505: MAGEQHSDHSRPLVNYNMDDGPPSHEADVRDGHPSTPSPEPQNNGDVSHAHNLGAETFHPIPVPVEGDAVMIAMVNALNQAGSMLHQQHERIVALEAERQEARPQPVSRIQQRPEPTKKRGRRSPEPHASRARAHRDGGRARTSPRRGHSPDNNELSPLRSDEEDLHCPLSRAIMEAPLPKGMEKPPNLAVYDGTTDPDDHVDNVNAMLDYRNDITGHLKCRLFSTTLRKGAMAWYKSLAPESITSWRVMRSMFTRHFTASRRHPKTEATLEAIVQKKNETLRSYIERFNQEAVEVDTTEHMKKYLLERGLLPDSELSRAVGIEPPRTLNELLHKAQAYIRYEEKQVAHNARSGRNAGETEHSKREDTSISRRNGDRRREERPRELREGRGPADRYSEYTLLTAPRERILAECINSEFKQGRVRFPKPSAPKPHTDKSKYCRFHRSHGHVTEDCVHLKDAIEILIQEGHLKQYTRKNEAPRHDEPEKKRPRENTPPDNSPYQVALCVSRPEDFFPPEPLPEGKITALSPWEDFPTTLVISGGGTNGESAALSVKRKFDELLLTAPEQKATLTKYRGKSNPISFFLEELPGGSPNSAIPLLIRAKMARFDVRRILVDEGSSVDIMYVHLFKTLKLDKTNLAPYVGSDLQGFNGATTRPWGYVELLVTFGEQETAREVKIQFLVVDCPSLYNCIFGRPTLAELTAVPSTVHLKMKYYTKLGRVVTIHGDIEAARRCYDAAVKGQAVVSTKSNCNNKKLKTEDPARGVNAIDLDCRVGLDETEEGRFPKERSLEHPVRPIPDGEFELIPLGDDPERTVKIGKGLPEETREELVACLKENSDLFAWNAAEMPGLDPEIACHKLAVDRAAKPIAQRRRKQSPEKAEAAERAVKDLLEANFISEAQYTTWLSNVVLVKKNNGKWRMCVDYTDLNRACPKDAFPLPNIDSLVDNSAGFKLLSFMDAYSGYNQIPMSPADKKHTAFMTPTGNYYYNVMPFGLKNAGATYQRMMNKVFKDEIGDMLEVYMDDMIVKSHEEITHARHLTKVFEQARQCKMRFNPEKCTFGVRAGKFLGFYLTERGIEANPDKCRAFSEFPTPKTKKSIQSLNGVLASLSRFIAKSAQHALPFFRLLRKEATFDWTDECEQALLHLKKVLSQPPVLSRPSEKETLYLYLSVATEAVSAVLIRETDEGQKPIYFTSKALQGPELRYQQIEKVALALINAARRLRYYFLAHTIKALVTDNGTQFTDGGFQDFIASLGTTQHFTSVEHPQTNGQAEAANRVILRGLKRRLGEAKRAWVEELHSVLWAYRTTPHSTTGETPFRLTYGTEAVIPVEIRTPTRRTEEPLDEEMNDETLRAELDLVEEIRSEAALRETTLKQKIALRHDAKVIKREFQVGTLVLRRNQKNPREGKLAANWEGPYRVRDKTSNGAYYLENLQGEQLARPWNAEKLRQYYS; encoded by the exons ATGGCCGGAGAACAACATAGCGATCACAGCCGTCCCCTCGTCAACTACAACATGGACGACGGCCCGCCATCCCATGAAGCGGACGTTCGGGACGGTCATCCATCCACCCCGTCTCCAGAGCCCCAAAACAACGGAGATGTCTCTCACGCCCACAATTTAGGGGCAGAGACATTTCATCCCATTCCCGTTCCCGTTGAAGGAGACGCCGTAATGATTGCCATGGTGAATGCCCTCAATCAGGCCGGTTCTATGCTCCACCAGCAGCACGAACGAATCGTGGCCCTCGAAGCCGAACGACAAGAGGCCCGGCCCCAGCCGGTGAGTAGGATACAACAACGTCCGGAACCAACGAAGAAGCGAGGACGTCGCTCTCCCGAACCCCACGCCAGCAGGGCACGCGCCCATCGTGACGGTGGTCGAGCGAGAACATCACCAAGGCGCGGGCACAGCCCCGACAACAACGAACTGTCTCCCTTAAGGAGCGACGAGGAAGATTTGCATTGCCCCCTATCTCGGGCAATAATGGAAGCCCCGCTCCCCAAAGGCATGGAGAAACCGCCAAACCTAGCTGTGTACGACGGGACTACAGATCCCGACGATCACGTCGACAACGTCAACGCGATGCTCGACTACCGCAATGATATAACCGGGCACCTCAAATGCCGACTGTTCTCAACGACCCTCAGGAAAGGGGCCATGGCCTGGTACAAAAGCTTGGCCCCTGAGTCCATTACGTCATGGAGAGTCATGAGGTCCATGTTCACCCGGCACTTTACAGCTTCCCGTCGTCACCCCAAGACTGAGGCGACCCTTGAAGCCATAGtgcagaagaagaatgaaacACTGCGCTCATACATCGAGCGATTCAACCAGGAAGCTGTCGAGGTAGATACCACCGAGCACATGAAGAAGTATCTCCTCGAGAGAGGTCTCTTACCCGACAGTGAACTTAGCAGAGCCGTAGGGATCGAGCCTCCCCGCACCTTAAACGAGCTCCTGCATAAAGCCCAGGCCTACATCAGATACGAGGAAAAGCAGGTGGCACACAATGCCCGCAGCGGACGTAACGCTGGGGAGACCGAGCACTCAAAACGCGAGGACACGAGCATTTCCCGTCGCAACGGAGACAGACGAAGAGAAGAAAGACCTCGCGAGCTCCGGGAAGGAAGAGGCCCCGCGGACAGATATAGCGAGTACACCTTACTGACAGCTCCTCGAGAGCGTATCCTCGCAGAATGTATCAACTCTGAATTTAAGCAGGGCAGGGTCAGGTTCCCAAAACCGTCTGCACCAAAGCCCCACACCGACAAATCAAAGTACTGCCGGTTCCACAGAAGTCACGGGCACGTGACCGAAGACTGCGTCCACCTGAAAGATGCGATTGAAATTTTAATCCAAGAAGGGCACCTGAAACAGTACACGAGGAAGAACGAAGCCCCCAGACACGACGAGCCAGAGAAGAAGAGACCCCGGGAAAACACGCCCCCCGACAACTCTCCCTATCAAGTGGCCCTCTGCGTGTCACGACCGGAAGATTTCTTCCCCCCCGAACCATTGCCCGAGGGCAAGATCACTGCACTCAGCCCCTGGGAAGACTTCCCTACCACACTGGTGATATCAGGAGGAGGAACTAACGGGGAATCCGCGGCCCTCTCCGTCAAACGCAAGTTCGACGAACTCCTACTGACTGCCCCCGAGCAGAAAGCGACATTGACAAAATACCGGGGAAAATCCAACCCAATATCCTTCTTCCTGGAGGAACTCCCGGGCGGATCCCCGAACTCGGCCATCCCACTATTGATTAGAGCAAAGATGGCCCGATTCGACGTACGACGCATCCTGGTCGACGAAGGCAGCTCAGTGGATATCATGTACGTCCACCTCTTCAAGACTCTGAAGCTAGACAAGACCAACTTAGCCCCCTACGTCGGATCAGATCTCCAAGGATTCAACGGAGCAACAACCAGACCGTGGGGATATGTTGAGCTCCTCGTCACTTTCGGCGAACAAGAAACGGCCAGGGAAGTCAAAATCCAATTCCTGGTCGTAGACTGTCCGTCTCTCTACAATTGCATCTTTGGACGCCCGACACTGGCCGAACTCACTGCGGTCCCATCCACCGTCCACCTGAAGATGAAATACTACACCAAATTGGGACGTGTGGTCACCATCCATGGTGACATCGAAGCAGCCCGGCGATGCTACGACGCCGCAGTAAAAGGACAGGCCGTAGTCAGCACGAAGAGCAACTGCAACAACAAAAAACTCAAGACCGAGGATCCCGCCCGAGGAGTCAACGCCATCGACCTCGACTGTCGCGTCGGGCTGGACGAGACCGAAGAGGGGAGGTTCCCCAAGGAACGCTCTCTCGAACACCCGGTCCGACCAATCCCCGACGGGGAGTTCGAACTCATTCCTCTTGGGGACGATCCGGAAAGGACGGTGAAGATAGGTAAGGGACTACCCGAGGAAACAAGAGAAGAGCTAGTAGCATGCCTCAAAGAGAACTCCGACCTCTTCGCGTGGAATGCCGCAGAAATGCCCGGGCTGGACCCCGAGATCGCGTGTCATAAGCTAGCTGTAGACCGGGCAGCCAAGCCCATAGCACAGCGTAGACGCAAGCAATCGCCCGAAAAGGCAGAGGCTGCCGAGCGAGCTGTAAAAGACCTCTTAGAGGCAAATTTTATTTCTGAAGCCCAGTACACAACCTGGCTCTCTAATGTAGTCCTCgttaagaaaaataatggaaaatggcgtatgtgtgttgattatactgATCTTAATAGGGCTTGCCCGAAAGATGCTTTCCCCCTCCCTAATATAGACTCGCTCGTTGACAACTCTGCAGGTTTTAAACTCTTGTCCTTCATGGACGCATATAGTGGATACAACCAGATCCCTATGTCGCCCGCAGACAAGAAACACACAGCGTTCATGACCCCAACGGGCAATTACTATTACAACGTGATGCCGTTCGGGCTCAAGAACGCTGGCGCTACATACCAACGCATGATGAACAAAGTCTTCAAGGACGAAATAGGGGACATGCTCGAAGTATACATGGACGACATGATCGTCAAATCACACGAGGAGATAACCCATGCTCGACACCTTACGAAGGTATTCGAGCAGGCGAGACAGTGTAAAATGAGGTTCAACCCCGAGAAATGCACGTTCGGTGTCCGGGCAGGCAAGTTCCTCGGTTTCTATCTCACCGAAAGAGGGATCGAGGCCAACCCCGACAAATGCCGGGCATTCTCGGAGTTTCCGACCCCGAAAACCAAAAAATCGATCCAGTCGCTCAATGGAGTGCTCGCCTCACTCTCCCGTTTCATCGCCAAGTCCGCCCAGCACGCATTGCCATTCTTCAGACTCCTTCGCAAAGAGGCTACCTTCGACTGGACCGATGAATGCGAGCAAGCGCTACTCCATCTAAAGAAGGTTCTGTCCCAACCCCCGGTCTTGTCACGGCCATCAGAAAAGGAAACCCTATACTTGTACCTATCCGTGGCGACCGAGGCCGTCAGCGCCGTTCTAATAAGAGAAACCGACGAAGGACAAAAGCCCATCTATTTTACGAGTAAAGCACTCCAAGGTCCCGAGCTCCGATATCAGCAAATCGAAAAGGTCGCCCTGGCCCTCATCAACGCAGCGAGGAGACTACGATATTATTTCCTCGCACACACGATAAAG GCACTTGTCACAGACAACGGGACACAGTTCACGGACGGAGGATTCCAGGACTTCATCGCCAGCCTGGGCACCACACAGCATTTCACGTCTGTCGAGCATCCGCAGACGAACGGGCAGGCAGAGGCGGCCAACAGGGTAATCTTACGTGGCCTCAAACGCAGACTCGGCGAGGCAAAGAGGGCATGGGTCGAGGAGCTGCATAGCGTCCTATGGGCCTACCGCACGACACCACATTCTACCACCGGGGAAACCCCGTTCCGACTAACTTACGGCACCGAGGCAGTCATCCCGGTGGAGATACGGACGCCAACGAGGAGGACAGAGGAGCCCCTAGACGAGGAAATGAACGATGAAACCCTTAGAGCCGAGCTCGACCTAGTCGAGGAGATACGTTCCGAAGCAGCTCTCCGGGAAACAACCCTCAAACAAAAGATAGCACTACGCCATGACGCGAAAGTCATAAAAAGAGAGTTCCAGGTCGGCACCCTGGTCCTCAGAAGAAACCAGAAAAACCCGAGAGAGGGCAAACTGGCGGCCAACTGGGAAGGCCCTTACCGCGTCCGCGACAAAACGAGCAACGGGGCCTATTACCTAGAAAACCTACAAGGAGAACAACTCGCTCGACCATGGAACGCAGAAAAACTTAGACAATATTACAGCTAA
- the LOC127085279 gene encoding glycosyltransferase family 92 protein At1g27200, with protein sequence MKRSSPFDNTTHPSSYYYNSNSIFNSFFSLNNSTTSITFINSSLETMRRKPRATFLISLLAIVLFAAYSLLLSRDAVSHWQPDFDLDDLPRKLNAKNHVSVNHNNAKKNHIVDNEFQHQSRRVSSINFKQSFSTVSVLLPDWEILLLVSPNTPLSSSSDQFNCLFQNNHVSPARFSGVLPFTNRTTFKCDMPESARRRRILSQPMLVTGESENESHDQYPAPELLRWNFLVYESFSTEDDVVLFAKGVTHRQGYDLPPKEFNCVFQIGNEIRTAVTSSVQEVFRCHHPDPSRLGSNSRIGVSLEIIGRKIVVPSVAYYIPRPKWKPKQNDFLLQMFRSEAHLQAQLETQPKYFLCACTMVYNIAKFLREWVMYHSKIGVENFLLYDNGSNDDLHGTIKALREEGYNISTLLWIWPKTQEAGFSHSILYSKSKGLCTWTMYVDVDEFMYSPSWGKYGDNENEFLPSLKSMLPQEQDDYYNGRDGKIGQVSMMCLEYGPSGKRQHPIKGVTQGYTCRRKVEQRHKSIVLVEAVDKSLWNVIHHFQVNQGEGFRSKQLGPEEGLVNHYKYQAWDEFKNKFRRRVSAYVVDWRQNVNLNSQDRTPGLGFEAVEPKDWTQRFCEVKDERLKMLTREWFGSFTPNGFRMAWQIR encoded by the coding sequence ATGAAACGTTCTTCACCATTCGATAATACAACACACCCATCCTCCTATTATTACAACTCCAATTCTATTTTcaactctttcttttcccttaacaattcaacaacatcaataacatTCATAAATAGCTCTTTGGAAACCATGAGAAGAAAGCCACGAGCAACGTTCTTAATCTCTCTACTTGCCATCGTTTTGTTCGCAGCTTACTCTCTTCTTCTCTCTCGTGATGCCGTTTCCCATTGGCAACCCGATTTCGACCTCGACGATCTCCCAAGGAAGCTCAACGCAAAAAATCATGTTTCCGTTAATCACAATAATGCTAAGAAAAATCATATCGTTGATAACGAGTTTCAGCATCAATCACGCCGAGTTTCGTCCATTAACTTCAAACAATCTTTCTCAACGGTTTCCGTTTTGTTACCTGATTGGGAGATTCTTCTTCTGGTTTCGCCGAACACGCCGTTATCTTCTTCTTCCGATCAGTTTAACTGTCTTTTCCAGAACAATCACGTGTCTCCGGCGAGATTCTCCGGTGTTTTACCTTTCACCAACCGTACAACGTTCAAGTGCGACATGCCGGAGTCAGCTCGGCGTCGGAGAATATTGTCACAGCCTATGCTGGTGACTGGAGAGTCAGAGAATGAATCTCATGATCAATATCCGGCACCGGAGCTTCTCAGATGGAATTTTCTCGTGTACGAGTCGTTTTCCACGGAAGACGACGTCGTTTTGTTCGCCAAAGGTGTGACTCATCGGCAAGGTTACGATCTGCCTCCAAAGGAATTCAACTGCGTTTTCCAAATCGGAAACGAAATTCGCACCGCCGTAACAAGCTCCGTTCAAGAGGTTTTCCGGTGCCATCATCCAGATCCGTCTCGTTTGGGTTCGAATTCAAGAATCGGAGTTTCGCTCGAGATTATTGGAAGAAAAATTGTGGTTCCTTCGGTAGCGTATTACATACCGAGGCCCAAATGGAAGCCCAAACAAAACGATTTCCTCTTGCAAATGTTTAGGTCCGAGGCCCATTTACAGGCCCAATTAGAAACCCAGCCCAAATATTTCCTATGTGCATGCACCATGGTTTATAACATAGCGAAATTCTTGAGAGAATGGGTTATGTATCATTCGAAAATAGGAGTTGAAAATTTTTTGTTGTATGATAATGGAAGCAATGATGATTTACATGGAACAATCAAAGCGCTTCGTGAGGAAGGTTATAACATAAGCACTTTGCTTTGGATTTGGCCTAAAACTCAAGAAGCTGGATTTTCACATAGCATTCTTTACTCAAAATCTAAGGGGTTATGCACTTGGACTATGTACGTTGATGTTGATGAATTCATGTATTCACCCTCTTGGGGTAAATATGGTGATAATGAAAATGAGTTTTTACCGTCGTTGAAATCAATGTTACCGCAGGAACAGGATGATTATTACAATGGTAGAGATGGTAAAATCGGACAAGTGTCAATGATGTGTTTAGAATATGGGCCATCTGGCAAACGACAACATCCGATAAAAGGTGTAACACAAGGTTACACGTGTCGGAGAAAAGTGGAACAGAGACACAAATCGATTGTGTTGGTGGAAGCGGTTGACAAGAGTTTATGGAATGTGATACATCATTTTCAGGTGAATCAGGGAGAGGGGTTTAGGTCGAAACAACTAGGTCCGGAAGAAGGTTTGGTGAATCACTATAAGTACCAAGCGTGGGATGAGTTTAAGAACAAGTTTAGGAGGAGAGTTTCAGCTTATGTTGTGGATTGGAGACAGAATGTGAATTTGAATTCTCAAGATAGGACACCTGGGTTGGGATTTGAAGCGGTGGAACCTAAAGATTGGACACAGAGGTTTTGTGAAGTTAAGGATGAAAGGTTGAAAATGTTGACCCGTGAATGGTTTGGATCGTTCACGCCTAATGGATTTAGAATGGCTTGGCAAATTAGATGA